DNA from Pseudomonadota bacterium:
TTCACACGCATCAGCCAAGCCATCGGAAGCTCGGCGTGGTTGCGATCGTAGTACATGGGCACGACCTGCCCCTCGAGCGTTGCCAGCAACGCGGCCGCATCCGCACGGTCCTGATCGGCCGGGTCGGCGCAAACCTGGCCATCACCGATCACAAAGCCATTTTCGCCGTCGCAGGCCTCATCCCACCAGCCGTCGAGCGTGGAGCAATTGAGCGTGGCGTTGAACACGGCCTTCATGCCGCTGGTGCCGCAAGCCTCCAGCGGCCTGCGGGGCATATTGAGCCACAGGTCGCAGCCCTCCAGCAGATGCCGGCTGACGTTCATATCGTAGTTCTCGACGACGACCACGTGATCCCGCAGCTCGGCAAGCCTGCTCAACTCGCACAGTCTCCTTAGGAGCGCCTTGCCGGGCCCGTCGGCCGGATGGGCCTTGCCCGCGAAGATGAACTGCAGCGGCCGCTCCGGGTCGGTGATCAGGGCCTTGGCCCGGTCCAAGTCCTCGAACATCAACATGGCACGCTTGTAGGTGGCGAAGCGCCGGGCCACGCCGATCGTGAGCCGGTCGGATCGCAGCCTGGGCCGCGGATCGTCCAC
Protein-coding regions in this window:
- the glgP gene encoding alpha-glucan family phosphorylase gives rise to the protein VDTWLANEIAQLYSDCLGAGWRTHLCRPDTWRHIEHMDESELWTIKVALKRRLLDFVARRHQRRRERLGVDDPRPRLRSDRLTIGVARRFATYKRAMLMFEDLDRAKALITDPERPLQFIFAGKAHPADGPGKALLRRLCELSRLAELRDHVVVVENYDMNVSRHLLEGCDLWLNMPRRPLEACGTSGMKAVFNATLNCSTLDGWWDEACDGENGFVIGDGQVCADPADQDRADAAALLATLEGQVVPMYYDRNHAELPMAWLMRVKRALKTLAWRYNADRMVMDYARRLYVHASKTSTAEILD